A genome region from Apus apus isolate bApuApu2 chromosome 2, bApuApu2.pri.cur, whole genome shotgun sequence includes the following:
- the LOC127381585 gene encoding protein VASP homolog isoform X4, with protein MFSSWYLLRSRFPLRRCCRRRAPILTRPRPRGGFIARAPPAGRRCPPPPPPPPPRAEHGAGQHRFRGSARTSRAPGLPPVARRCLQRYTPGGSVCTGSVRNSGEARRKTCEPASRVLAGGATQPGRGSSLTSPSRASFGSTEQLRPAALLPEAVACRGERFSHRLILNCKIGCSYINISTRKEL; from the exons ATGTTCAGTAGCTGGTAT CTGCTGCGGTCCCGCTTCCCCCTtcgccgctgctgccgccgccgcgctcCGATCCTCACCCGCCCGCGGCCGCGGGGCGGATTTATagcccgcgccccgcccgccgggcggcgctgcccgccgccgccgccgccgccgcctccccgaGCGGAGCACGGGGCGGGACAGCACCGGTTCCGGGGCTCCGCCCGCACGTCCCGCGCCCCAGGGCTCCCCCCGGTCGCCCGCAGGTGTTTGCAGCGCTACACGCCGGGGGGCTCGGTGTGCACGGGGTCGGTACGTAACAGCGGGGAAGCCCGGCGCAAAACCTGCGAGCCCGCGTCCCGCGTTCTTGCAGGTGGCGCAACCCAGCCGGGGAGAGGCTCGTCTCTGACATCCCCTTCCCGGGCAAGCTTTGGGAGCACTGAACAGCTGAGACCTGCCGCCCTGCTTCCCGAAGCGGTAGCGTGCCGGGGGGAAAGGTTTTCACACCGTTTG ATCCTGAATTGCAAAATCGGTTGCTCATACATTAACATCAGCACTCGGAAGGAACTCTAa
- the LOC127381585 gene encoding protein VASP homolog isoform X5 — translation MFSSWYLLRSRFPLRRCCRRRAPILTRPRPRGGFIARAPPAGRRCPPPPPPPPPRAEHGAGQHRFRGSARTSRAPGLPPVARRCLQRYTPGGSVCTGSVRNSGEARRKTCEPASRVLAGGATQPGRGSSLTSPSRASFGSTEQLRPAALLPEAVTATQTVEIHSTSSFSLHAVA, via the exons ATGTTCAGTAGCTGGTAT CTGCTGCGGTCCCGCTTCCCCCTtcgccgctgctgccgccgccgcgctcCGATCCTCACCCGCCCGCGGCCGCGGGGCGGATTTATagcccgcgccccgcccgccgggcggcgctgcccgccgccgccgccgccgccgcctccccgaGCGGAGCACGGGGCGGGACAGCACCGGTTCCGGGGCTCCGCCCGCACGTCCCGCGCCCCAGGGCTCCCCCCGGTCGCCCGCAGGTGTTTGCAGCGCTACACGCCGGGGGGCTCGGTGTGCACGGGGTCGGTACGTAACAGCGGGGAAGCCCGGCGCAAAACCTGCGAGCCCGCGTCCCGCGTTCTTGCAGGTGGCGCAACCCAGCCGGGGAGAGGCTCGTCTCTGACATCCCCTTCCCGGGCAAGCTTTGGGAGCACTGAACAGCTGAGACCTGCCGCCCTGCTTCCCGAAGCG GTTACTGCGACCCAAACTGTTGAAATCCACAGCACGTCGTCGTTCTCCCTACATGCAGTGGCCTGA
- the LOC127381585 gene encoding uncharacterized protein LOC127381585 isoform X1, with protein MFSSWYLLRSRFPLRRCCRRRAPILTRPRPRGGFIARAPPAGRRCPPPPPPPPPRAEHGAGQHRFRGSARTSRAPGLPPVARRCLQRYTPGGSVCTGSVRNSGEARRKTCEPASRVLAGGATQPGRGSSLTSPSRASFGSTEQLRPAALLPEAVACRGERFSHRLVRSGECVRGVCPGIGRTAVLGKAEHRTATAGSWHEWSKSCGCLHDCIKTSPFTRS; from the exons ATGTTCAGTAGCTGGTAT CTGCTGCGGTCCCGCTTCCCCCTtcgccgctgctgccgccgccgcgctcCGATCCTCACCCGCCCGCGGCCGCGGGGCGGATTTATagcccgcgccccgcccgccgggcggcgctgcccgccgccgccgccgccgccgcctccccgaGCGGAGCACGGGGCGGGACAGCACCGGTTCCGGGGCTCCGCCCGCACGTCCCGCGCCCCAGGGCTCCCCCCGGTCGCCCGCAGGTGTTTGCAGCGCTACACGCCGGGGGGCTCGGTGTGCACGGGGTCGGTACGTAACAGCGGGGAAGCCCGGCGCAAAACCTGCGAGCCCGCGTCCCGCGTTCTTGCAGGTGGCGCAACCCAGCCGGGGAGAGGCTCGTCTCTGACATCCCCTTCCCGGGCAAGCTTTGGGAGCACTGAACAGCTGAGACCTGCCGCCCTGCTTCCCGAAGCGGTAGCGTGCCGGGGGGAAAGGTTTTCACACCGTTTGGTGAGGAGTGGCGAGTGTGTGCGTGGGGTTTGCCCGGGGATCGGAAGAACAGCCGTCTTGGGCAAGGCTGAGCACAGGACCGCAACTGCGGGGTCCTGGCACGAGTGGTCCAAATCGTGCGGGTGTCTGCACGACTGTATAAAAACAAGTCCATTTACCAGATCCTGA
- the LOC127381585 gene encoding ubiquitin carboxyl-terminal hydrolase 51-like isoform X6 gives MFSSWYLLRSRFPLRRCCRRRAPILTRPRPRGGFIARAPPAGRRCPPPPPPPPPRAEHGAGQHRFRGSARTSRAPGLPPVARRCLQRYTPGGSVCTGSVTATQTVEIHSTSSFSLHAVA, from the exons ATGTTCAGTAGCTGGTAT CTGCTGCGGTCCCGCTTCCCCCTtcgccgctgctgccgccgccgcgctcCGATCCTCACCCGCCCGCGGCCGCGGGGCGGATTTATagcccgcgccccgcccgccgggcggcgctgcccgccgccgccgccgccgccgcctccccgaGCGGAGCACGGGGCGGGACAGCACCGGTTCCGGGGCTCCGCCCGCACGTCCCGCGCCCCAGGGCTCCCCCCGGTCGCCCGCAGGTGTTTGCAGCGCTACACGCCGGGGGGCTCGGTGTGCACGGGGTCG GTTACTGCGACCCAAACTGTTGAAATCCACAGCACGTCGTCGTTCTCCCTACATGCAGTGGCCTGA
- the LOC127381585 gene encoding protein VASP homolog isoform X2 produces MFSSWYLLRSRFPLRRCCRRRAPILTRPRPRGGFIARAPPAGRRCPPPPPPPPPRAEHGAGQHRFRGSARTSRAPGLPPVARRCLQRYTPGGSVCTGSVRNSGEARRKTCEPASRVLAGGATQPGRGSSLTSPSRASFGSTEQLRPAALLPEAVACRGERFSHRLVTATQTVEIHSTSSFSLHAVA; encoded by the exons ATGTTCAGTAGCTGGTAT CTGCTGCGGTCCCGCTTCCCCCTtcgccgctgctgccgccgccgcgctcCGATCCTCACCCGCCCGCGGCCGCGGGGCGGATTTATagcccgcgccccgcccgccgggcggcgctgcccgccgccgccgccgccgccgcctccccgaGCGGAGCACGGGGCGGGACAGCACCGGTTCCGGGGCTCCGCCCGCACGTCCCGCGCCCCAGGGCTCCCCCCGGTCGCCCGCAGGTGTTTGCAGCGCTACACGCCGGGGGGCTCGGTGTGCACGGGGTCGGTACGTAACAGCGGGGAAGCCCGGCGCAAAACCTGCGAGCCCGCGTCCCGCGTTCTTGCAGGTGGCGCAACCCAGCCGGGGAGAGGCTCGTCTCTGACATCCCCTTCCCGGGCAAGCTTTGGGAGCACTGAACAGCTGAGACCTGCCGCCCTGCTTCCCGAAGCGGTAGCGTGCCGGGGGGAAAGGTTTTCACACCGTTTG GTTACTGCGACCCAAACTGTTGAAATCCACAGCACGTCGTCGTTCTCCCTACATGCAGTGGCCTGA
- the LOC127381585 gene encoding protein VASP homolog isoform X3: MFSSWYLLRSRFPLRRCCRRRAPILTRPRPRGGFIARAPPAGRRCPPPPPPPPPRAEHGAGQHRFRGSARTSRAPGLPPVARRCLQRYTPGGSVCTGSVRNSGEARRKTCEPASRVLAGGATQPGRGSSLTSPSRASFGSTEQLRPAALLPEAVACRGERFSHRLLLHLNQKVLPSERTLEAFSP, translated from the exons ATGTTCAGTAGCTGGTAT CTGCTGCGGTCCCGCTTCCCCCTtcgccgctgctgccgccgccgcgctcCGATCCTCACCCGCCCGCGGCCGCGGGGCGGATTTATagcccgcgccccgcccgccgggcggcgctgcccgccgccgccgccgccgccgcctccccgaGCGGAGCACGGGGCGGGACAGCACCGGTTCCGGGGCTCCGCCCGCACGTCCCGCGCCCCAGGGCTCCCCCCGGTCGCCCGCAGGTGTTTGCAGCGCTACACGCCGGGGGGCTCGGTGTGCACGGGGTCGGTACGTAACAGCGGGGAAGCCCGGCGCAAAACCTGCGAGCCCGCGTCCCGCGTTCTTGCAGGTGGCGCAACCCAGCCGGGGAGAGGCTCGTCTCTGACATCCCCTTCCCGGGCAAGCTTTGGGAGCACTGAACAGCTGAGACCTGCCGCCCTGCTTCCCGAAGCGGTAGCGTGCCGGGGGGAAAGGTTTTCACACCGTTTG CTTCTGCACCTGAATCAGAAAGTGCTGCCTTCAGAAAGAACCCTGGAAGCCTTTTCACCATGA